Proteins encoded by one window of uncultured Draconibacterium sp.:
- a CDS encoding DUF1254 domain-containing protein, with amino-acid sequence MKTFVITLIAVLLFGCTPQTEKLTPKEAKEIAKEAYIYGFPIVMNYKTLYAFSLEKRSPEYKSELNQKFCEARLTAPDDKTVVTPNSDTPYCTFWCDISAEPIVISVPEVEANRYYSFQLIDLYTHNFAYIGNLSTGSQAGSYLIAPEGWKGETPESIRDVIYCETSMFFNVVRTQLMNDNDLDRVKEIQSNYKVQTLSEYNGAEASETPVVENFPAWIEGEQFNINAFKYLDFMLDFIDPIDSEKPLMEKFAKIGLGTDAEFNATQFDSKIVQALKDGVAEGFAEIEAFKKNTDTDPLFSTKMFGTREFLTQSARKYYNLDNFYLPRAVAAHVGLYGNSAFEAIYPSYLTDSEGLPLDASANRYSITFKADELPPVKSFWSITMYDGKTQLLIENPIDRYLVNSSMMDNYVFGDDGSLTIYIQKESPGAELEANWLPAPDGPFYVAMRLYGPEEVALSGEWTNPPMVKNN; translated from the coding sequence ATGAAAACATTTGTTATTACATTAATTGCCGTCCTTCTATTTGGGTGCACTCCTCAGACAGAAAAACTTACACCTAAAGAGGCTAAAGAAATAGCTAAAGAAGCCTACATTTATGGTTTCCCTATTGTTATGAACTATAAAACCCTGTATGCTTTCTCGCTTGAGAAAAGATCGCCCGAATACAAAAGCGAACTTAACCAAAAGTTCTGCGAAGCCAGACTAACTGCACCAGATGACAAAACAGTAGTAACACCTAACTCCGACACTCCTTATTGTACATTCTGGTGTGATATCAGCGCTGAACCCATAGTAATTTCTGTTCCTGAAGTAGAAGCTAATCGTTATTACTCTTTCCAGTTAATTGATTTATACACCCATAACTTTGCTTACATAGGAAACTTAAGCACAGGGAGTCAGGCAGGATCGTATCTGATTGCTCCTGAAGGCTGGAAAGGTGAAACACCAGAAAGTATTCGCGATGTTATTTACTGCGAAACCAGCATGTTTTTTAACGTTGTTCGTACCCAGTTAATGAACGATAATGATCTGGATAGAGTAAAGGAAATTCAAAGTAATTACAAAGTTCAAACCTTGAGCGAGTACAACGGTGCTGAAGCTTCGGAAACTCCGGTAGTTGAAAATTTCCCTGCCTGGATTGAAGGTGAGCAATTCAATATTAATGCATTTAAATACCTTGATTTTATGTTAGACTTTATTGATCCCATTGACAGTGAAAAACCACTAATGGAAAAGTTTGCTAAAATAGGTTTAGGTACTGATGCAGAGTTTAATGCAACACAGTTTGACTCAAAAATCGTGCAAGCATTAAAAGATGGTGTAGCAGAAGGTTTTGCCGAAATTGAAGCATTTAAAAAGAACACAGATACCGATCCGCTCTTTAGCACAAAAATGTTTGGAACACGTGAGTTTTTAACCCAAAGCGCCAGAAAATATTATAATCTGGATAATTTTTATCTGCCCAGAGCTGTGGCAGCACATGTAGGGCTTTATGGTAATTCAGCATTCGAGGCCATCTATCCTTCTTATTTAACCGATTCGGAAGGTTTGCCCTTAGATGCTTCTGCAAATCGCTATTCCATTACCTTTAAAGCCGATGAGTTGCCTCCTGTAAAATCATTCTGGTCGATTACCATGTACGATGGCAAAACCCAGCTTCTTATTGAGAACCCAATTGATCGTTACCTTGTAAACTCTTCAATGATGGATAATTATGTATTTGGCGACGATGGCTCATTAACTATTTACATTCAAAAAGAATCGCCCGGAGCGGAATTGGAAGCAAACTGGCTACCGGCCCCCGATGGGCCATTTTATGTGGCTATGCGCCTTTATGGCCCTGAAGAAGTAGCTTTATCGGGAGAATGGACAAATCCGCCAATGGTTAAAAATAATTAG
- a CDS encoding MarR family transcriptional regulator — protein METFRTPQLLLLHHVLELAKNISKYQEKILQEFSISHEQLNILIILHYDSCESALSLLEIQERMILSTTNTSRLVDKLKDKKLVERRIDQKNRRKVKIRITHKGIKLVTKAVEKINHSYKSINSKISDREATKLIKRISELNELLLDWH, from the coding sequence TTGGAAACATTCAGAACACCACAATTATTACTTCTTCATCATGTGCTTGAGTTAGCTAAGAACATAAGCAAGTATCAGGAAAAGATTTTGCAAGAATTTAGTATTTCGCATGAACAGTTGAATATATTAATAATACTACATTATGATTCTTGCGAATCGGCATTATCTCTTCTGGAGATTCAGGAAAGAATGATTTTGTCGACAACCAACACCAGCAGATTAGTGGATAAGCTAAAGGATAAAAAGTTGGTAGAGAGAAGAATTGATCAGAAAAACAGACGAAAAGTAAAAATCCGAATCACACACAAAGGAATAAAACTGGTAACCAAGGCTGTTGAAAAAATTAACCACTCCTATAAAAGTATTAATTCAAAGATTTCAGATAGGGAAGCTACTAAGCTAATTAAAAGAATTTCTGAACTTAATGAATTGTTGCTAGACTGGCATTGA